The stretch of DNA AGTGGTGATGGGTGTCGAAGGCAGCCAACTGGTACACGGTGTCAATGTCCTTCAGCCGGGTGGCACCGTGTTCGCCTTGCAGCCACCGAACCGCTTTGTCAGCTATTACAAGTTCCTGACAGACCGTGACGGTCAACACTTCGCGTTCGTGGTCGGGGAGCCTGACGGCGAGGGTTTCAGCATCAGTATTGATGAAGTGGAGCGAACCTTGGACCTGTTGCCTGCCTGAATATTGGCGTGACGATTTTCATATCGATATAACAATGATTGCCGTTCAGTATTTCAGCAATGCAACAGCGGCGCGGTCCCTGTTTTGGCGCGTCATGCAAACAGGGGCGCCGCTGTTCACTTTTCAGCTGGTAACCTCTGCGGCTGAAAACCCTGTGCCAGAGCCTTCCTGTCAAAATACGTGCACACCGTCAATCCTGCTGTAGAGCGACGGCGGGTTTCTGACGCGACCATGTGATGGTCATTAATTTTTATTATGGTGTCGGATCGTTGACGTAATGTCATTCTGCCCATAAGCTCAAATCAGCAGCGATCAAGTCTTCCGACTACCTGAATAATAATGATCTGTCCTCTTTGCAGGAGGGGAACATGCGCTCGACTCTCTTCATCAAATCGATATTCCTGTTGGTGTTAATGAGTGGTGCAGCGCGAGCCGCAGACTCTTACATGAGTCAAACCAATATTGTGCCGCTGGCAACCGCAGGTTGGTTGTTTGCATTTGCCATTATCGGCTTTGTGGCGGTGGCCAACAGAAAGAAGATCTAAGTTGTTTCAACGTTGCCGCAATGCCAACGGATTGACGCTAGAAAATGGATATTTGCGTTTTTCCGGCCGGCCATTGCTTGTCAATTTTACAGCCGTTGCTATATTCCACTAGCCAGTACCCCCTGTGGGTGCGAAGCGGCAGAGGCAAGAGTGGCGACATTGCGGCATCGGGCCTCGAGGAAGGTAGAGGCCAGCGCGGCGGGTAATGCCCCTGCGACGTGGAGCGAGAGGTTTGCTGCTGTTCTCATTCAGTGCTCTTAACCTGGGCCGACTGGCCGGAGGGATCCCTCATGGTACGTTTGCTGATGTCCGTTCTCTGTGCCTTGGTGGTGTGGTCTGGCATCGCCGCTGCCGACACTTCCTCTTCTGCCTACCTGTTAAGCCCCGGCGACAAAGTCATGATTTCGGTCTGGCAGGAAGATACCCTGCGTCAAGAAACCGTGGTCCTTCCCGATGGCAGTATCACCTTCCCGCTGGCGGGTCGCGTGGATGTCGCCGGCCTTGAAGCTACCGCCGTGGCGAAAAAGATCGAGACCGCGCTGAAACCTTACTTGGCCCAGCCCAATGTCAGCGTGGTGGTCACCAGCACGGCAGGCAACCTTGTGTATGTGCAAGGCAAAGTGATCAAGCCCGGCCCGGTGCCGATGGCAGGCCCTACGGCGGTGCTTCAGGCCTTGAGCATGTCGGGTGGAATGGACAAATTCGCCGACGAAAGTGCCATCAAGGTCATTCGCGGCCAAAAGGTCATGCCGGTGCGATACAAGGATCTGGTTTCTGGGCGTGACATGTCCACCAACTTCCAACTTCAGGCTGGCGATACGCTGGTCGTACCTTGACTTTCCTAATAACTAAGAACGACTTGTGCCTATCAATAAAACGACGAGTGTTGTAACGGCAATCATGATGATGCCGTTCTCTGGGGTGGTTGATGCCGCTAGCTGGCAGTCTTCAGTCGAGGTTCCCACGACTGTCGAGTACGACAGCAACCCATTGCTCCTGACGTCCAAGGAGAAAGGTGTGACGCGTACCATCATTGCGCCTGATTACACCCTGGTAGGTCAGTTCGATCGCGACCAGTTGCGCATGGGCGTGGGCATGCATGTGCTGCGCTCGTCCGACCGCTCGGTGATGGATGACCGTGAAGACCCCAACCTCAGGCTGGGCTGGCAGCGCGAAACCGAAAGCGGCGGCTTTGGCCTGCTGGCGCAATACGATGAAAGTTCGACGCTCTCCGGCGCGGTGCAGGATACCGGTGTAGTGACCACCACCGACGGCACCCAGAAGATGTCCAGGCTCACGGGCAACTGGAGCAGCGCGGTGACCGAACGCAGCACCCTGGCCAACGAACTTCGCTATTCCCATGCCAGCTACGACATCAGCTCGCTGACCGGTTATGACGAGTACGCCAACGATTTCAGCTGGACGTACGCCTGGAGCGAGCGCACCGACATCATCACCAGTTTCGAGGCACGGCGATACGAGCCGGACAGCGGCACCACGGCAATCGCCACCAACAGCTATGTCCCCAGCATTGGCGTCAAGTATCAGTTCTCTGACAGCCTGGTCGGCGATATGCATGTTGGTGTCAACCAGACCAACGGTGCCGGTACCCAGCGCCGTGGTGAAGGCGGCGCAGCGCTGACTTACCGAGGCTCGCGTACCGAGGCCAACCTCAGTGCCGACCGCAGCACGATGTCCAACGCCCAGGGCGGCGCAGCCGAGATGGACATGGTGCGTGCCGGCTGGAGCTACCTGGTCACTGAAACCACCCGGGTCGGCGCCGATGCCTGGTGGCAGGACAGCAAAGGGCAGAACCCCAACACCATGCAGACTTACAGCGTCTGGGCCAGCCGGGCCTTTTCGCCGGCCTGGGACCTGCGTTTTTCGTTGCTGTACAAGAAGCGTGAACAGGATGGCCTGCCCGATGCCGACGCTACCATCGCTGGTTTGACGCTGACGTATAGATACCCCGACATCTGAACATCGGATTGGTGGCCACTATGAAATCTGAGTACGAGCTTTCTATCAAAGATTACATTGCCATCATCAAGGATCGTGCCTTGCTGTTGGGGGTTGTCATAGTGGTCGTGCTGGCGGCGACCGTCGGGGTGGCAATCAGCGTGCCACCGATCTATCAATCGACCGGGACCATTCTGGTGGAGTCGCAGCAGATTTCCCCCGACCTGGTCTCGGCCGGCAACAACAGTTTTGCCGATGAGCGTATCGAGGTCATCCGCCAGCGGGTGATGACCCGCGAGAACCTGCTACGGATCATCGACAAGTACAACCTGTTTGCCGACCGCGGCAGCCGCCTCAGCGAAACCGACAAGATCGAGCAGATGCGCAGCGCCATCGTGGTGGCCACGCTCAGCACCTTTGTCAAAGGGCGCGGCGAGGCCACCGTGGCCTTTACCGTTTCCTACGAAGACAAACGCGCGGACGTGGCCAAGGAAGTGGCCGATGAACTGGTGTCGCTGTTCCTCAACGAGAACATGAAGCAGCGCACCGAGCGTGCCACCGAAACCACCGAATTCCTCACCCAGGAGGCCAACAAGCTCGGCGCCGAGCTGGCCGACCTGGAAAACCAGCTGGCAGACTTCAAGCAGACCCATTCCAATGCCTTGCCCGAGAACCAGCAACTGCGCATGAGCATGCTGTCGCGTTCCGAGCTGGAATACCGCGAAGTGGACCGCGACTACAAGGCCGCGCAGGAAGAACTGCGCTACCTGGAGCTGGAACTTGCAGCGGCCAACTCCGGCGCCCCGGCCCAGGCCGCCAACGGCAGGGCTGTAGCCCCTGACCCGCAAGACCTGCCAGGGCTGAAGGCGGAGTATGCGCGCCTGCTGACCAAGTACACCGAAGCGCACCCGGATGTGGTGGCAATCAAACGCAAGATCGATGTGCTCAAGGCCTCGGGCGACCAGGGCATCGCCGCCGCCGGGGCACTGAACCTGGATGCCGCCAGGGTACGCACCAAGATGGCTGCGGCGCAGTCGCGCATCGCATCGCTGGCCGAGCAGAAGCGCCAGCTGACCACCAAGATGGAAGGCTATGAGGCCGACATCCTCGAAGCACCGCAAGTTGAACGCGGCCTGGTGACGCTGATGCGCGATCACGACAACGCGCGCAAGAAGTACGAAGAAATCCGCAACAAGGAAATGGGCGCGAAGATCACCGAAAGCCTCGAGCAGGAAAACAAGGCCGAGCGCTTCGTGTTGCTGGAACCACCGCTGATGCCGGAAAAACCGGTCAAACCCAACCGCAAGAAAATCGTCGCGCTTGGCCTGGTCCTGGCCCCGGCCGCTGGCGGTGGCCTGGTGATGCTGCTGGAAATGCTCAATCAGCGCGTGCGCGGTGTCGGGGCGCTGGAAAGCGTGCTGGGCAGGCGCGTGCTGGTGGCGGTGCCGTATATCTCTACCAAGGCGGACAAGGCCAGGCGCAAGAAGCTGCTATCGATGATGATCGGTGCCGGTTTGCTGCTGGTTGCTATCCTGTTGGTGGTCGTCCATGTGGTTTACATGCCTTTGGACCTCCTGCTTTACAAAGCTATGGCTCGGTTTGAATAGGGAGCGCAGCGATGGACAGAATTACGCCGGCTATTGGTAAGAACATTCACCAGGTTTCGCCTGCCACCCCCGAGACGGCGCAGGTACCTTCGGTCATGGAGAAGCCCGGGGAGCTCGGCCAGTTCGATTACGTACAGACCAGGGTGGTGCCGCTGAATGCGGAGCTCCTGGAGCGTAACCGGATCGTTTCCTTCAACAAGAACTCGAACATGAGCGGGGCGATCGACCTGCTGCGCACACAGGTGCTGCAGGCCATGGAGGACAATGGCTGGCGTACGCTGGCAATCACCTCGCCAACGCCCGAGGCGGGCAAGACGGTGCTGGCCGTCAACCTGGCCATGAGCATCGCCCACCACACCAACAAGACGGCCTTGCTGGTCGACTTCGACCTGCGCCGCCCGCGGGTGGGCAGCAGCCTCGGCCTGCCGATGGAGAAGGCGCTGAACGACGTGCTCAACGGCAAGGCCTGGCTCGAAGAGGCGCTGGTTAACCCGACGCTGCCACGCTTTGTAGTGCTGCCGACACGCGAGCCGGTACCGATGTCCACCGAGGTGCTGTCGTCACCCAAGGTCAGCAACCTGATCACCGACCTGCGCGACCGTTATGACTCGCGGATCTGTATTTTCGACTTGCCGCCACTGCTGAGTTCGGATGACGCGATCACCGTGCTGCCGAAGTTCGACTGCGTGTTGCTGGTGGTGGCCAATGGGATGAACAGCAAGAAGGATATCGAGGATTGCCTGTACCACCTGGCCTCGTCGAACCTGGTTGGGGCGGTACTGAACAAGGCGGATGAACAACCGCGGACTTACTACTGAGGGTTGGCCCCTTCGCGTCGAGCTGACGCGAAGGGGTTGGCTGTCACTTCCAGGGATACTTCTGCTCCCACTCCCACGCGTGACTCACGATCTCATCCAGTGAACTGAACACGGGCTGCCAGCCCAGCACTGCCCTGGCTTTCTCAGCATCCGCCACCAGCCGGGGCGGGTCACCGGCGCGGCGCGGCGCTTCGATGACAGCGATCTGCCGGCCAGTCACCGTGCGCGCTGTCTCGATCACTTCCTGCACCGAAAAGCCCAGCCCGTTGCCCAGGTTGAAGGATACGGTTGCACCATCTCTCAGCAGGTACTCCACTGCCAGCGCGTGCGCCGAAGCCAGGTCGGCAACATGGATATAGTCACGGATGCAGGTGCCATCCGGTGTGTCGTAGTCATGGCCGAACACGGTCACGGCCTCGCGCCGCCCGGAAGCTGCCTGCAGGATCAGCGGGATCAGGTGGGTTTCTGGTTCATGGCATTCGCCCAACTCGCCATCCGGGTCAGCGCCGGCTGCGTTGAAGTAACGCAAGCTTACCGAGCGCAGGCCATAAGCCCGGTCGAAGTCCTCGAGCATCTGTTCCACCATCCATTTGCTGCGCCCGTAGGGGTTGATCGGCAGCTTCGGGTGTTGCTCGTCGATGGGCACATACTGTGGGTCGCCATACACGGCGGCACTTGAAGAGAAGATCAGCCGCTTGATACCTGCCCGTACCATGGCCTCTAGCAGGCTCAGGGTCGCGCAGACGTTGTTCAGGTAGTACTTGTCGGGGTCGACCACCGACTCACCGACCTGGATGAACGAGGCGAAATGGAACACCGCGTCGAAGTGATAATCGCTGAACAGGGCGTCCAGCGCGTGGCCGTCGGCGATGTCCAGGCATACCCATTCGATGCCGGGCGCCGGCGCCTCAAGGTCCGCCACCACCACCTCATGGCCGGCACGCAGCAGGTGCTTGACCATGTGTGAGCCGATATAACCTGCACCACCGACAACCAAGTACTTCATCCAATCCTCCTGGAACAGACGCAGCGTCGAATGCCTGGAATACAGGGCTTCAATGACTGTAGATGGCGATATGCCCTATTTCAAGAACAGCCAGTTGGCCATGTGCTGGCCATCGAAAGTGATCAGGTAACGCCCATCCTTGTAGCTCGCCGGCAGGGCTTTTTCCTGGCCGTCGCTGCTGCGGCTGTAGAGTTTCAGGCCCGCCGGCGCCTTGATGCTCAGGCTGCCTTGCAGGGGTTCGACATGGAACGGCGTTACGTCGTCGGGCCTGGGCACGGCGCGGCTGCCCAGCGAAATCAGCAGGCTGCGCGACTGGGTGAGCGGTTTGGCGTCCAGGCTCTGCACCACGACGCTGGCGTAGGCGGTTTTCAGCTGGAGCTGGATGTCACCCACGTTGAGCGACTGGCCGCCCAGCCATCCGGTTGCCGCCTGCGTCATGGGTGTATCGATGGTGTACAGGCCCTGCTGCCAGTTGTGCCGCAGCTCGCCGGTGTCGGTTACCGCCTCACTGGCATCGCTATCGATCAGCGACTGCCCAGGGTCTTTCAATACCTGCGCATCGGCAGGTATCACGCCGGCCTGCAGCCACGGCAACTCCGGGGTTTTCGGCATGGCGATCTGCAGGCGGCCTTTCTCCATGGCTGTGCGCAGCATCACCGAGTTGGCTGGGGAAATCTCCTGGTTGAACAGGGTGGCTGCGGTGGGCGCGAAAACGTAGCGGGTCTTGGCCTGGTGCACGTCCTGGCGCCGATAGAGCAGGGCGGCCGCGGGGAGGGTGGCAATCAGCCCCGGGTCGTTGTAGGCATTCCAGTTGTCGGCCCGGCGCCACTGTTCATAAAACGCTTGCTGGCTGTAGGCGTATTGCATGATCGCGTCCCAACCCTGATGGCTGCCGGTGCCGGCCACGTAAAGCGGCAGCGAGTGGCGATCGGGCAGGGGGAAGGGTTCGGCGTTCCATTCGGTGACGGTCATCGGCTTGCCCAGCACCTGGGCCGCACCCAGCCAGTGGATCATGCCGTCGCTGCTCAGCGGGTTCTTCTCCAGCTGGCCGAGGCCGCCGTAGCTGTGCGCGTCGACCACGTCGCCAGCGGTCAGTGCTGGCAGCGAGGACAGGCCATTGAGGCCCCAGGTACTGGTGGTGGCGATCGGCACCTTGACCCCGAGGGTGTGCAGGTAGCTGATCATGTCAGCGTAGAAGCGCTGCTCCAGGTCGTTGAGAAACAGCTTCGAGGGGCCGTGCTCCCAGGCGCGCCAGGTCTTGTCTTCCGGCAAGTCGTGGCGCTCGGCGAAGGCCTTGGCCTGATCCATGTAGAGGCGGTTGTGCTTGGGAACATTCTTGTCAGGCAGCAGCGCATTGCCGAAGTGGTGGGTGACGTCGTTCTCGTTGGTGATCAGCACCGCGGCAATTGCCGGGTCGTCCTTGTAGGCGAGCCCGGTGTAGCTGTTGACGTGGGTCAGGTACTGCTCGGCAAAGCGCTTCATCGCTTGCTGCATGGTGACGTTGACGAACAGGTAGCCCTTGAGGCTGGCGACCGAGTGCTCCTTGGGCAGCTCGTCGAAGCCATAGATGTTGTCCGCTGCGGTGAGCGGGCGTGACACATGCAGGTCGAGCCATACGTAGATGCCTTCGTCCTTGAGGCTCTTGATCCACAGGTCGATCTTCTTCAGCGACTCGTCGCTAAGCTGCTGGGTATCCTTGAGCTGCTGCAAGTCACCGAAGACGTTGGGCGTCACCCAGGGGGAGTCGTGGTGGTGCAGGCGTACGAGGTTGAAGCCCAGGGCCGACAAGCGCTTGGCCTGTTGCTTGATTTCCTCGTCGGGCGTGCGGAACAGCGAGTAGGCCGCCATGTTGGTGCCCCAGAAGCGCACCGGTGTGCCGTCAGCGAACACCAGCTGTTCGCCATCGGCCTTGACGAAGCCGCGCTTGCCGGCCGGTTTTTCCGCTGCGTTGAGGAACGACAGGTCAACCGGCGAGGTGCGCCAGTCGAGCTGGTCATCCGGCCAGGTCGCGGGGTCGGTGATGCCAAAGCGTTCGGTGGCGGTCTGGCCGATGGTGATATCGCCGGTCACGCTCAACTGCGCCTTGATCTGCTGTTGCCCGGGCTTGATCGGGTCGGTGTAGAAGAAGGTGCGCACCTGGTCGGTGTTGCCCCGTTCGAAATAGACCTTGGCCAGCGGTGGGTCGAAGCGCATTTCGACGTGCGGCCCCTTGGGGTTCTTGCCCCACGCCCAGCCGCGGTTTTCCGGTAGCAGCACCGGGTCGCCCATTTCCCCGGCGATCAGCGTGGGGTCGAAGCGCCAGACGATGCCGCCGCCCATCACGCCACTCTGCCTGCTGTGCGCCTGCAGGTCGAAGTCCCAGGTGAGGGTTTGCGCCTGGGGCTTCTGGATGTCGGCCTTCAGGTCGAAGTCCAGGTCCTTGTTGCTGCCGGTCACCGTGTAGCGGTAGGGCCCTTCGACCTTGAGCGCCGGATAGAACCCCGTCCAGCCCCAGTTCGCGCCCCAGAAGTCGAAGCTGGGCACGAAAGCCGGGCCACCACCGTGGGTCAGGGTGGGCAAGCCGTTCTGTTCGTCCACACGCACGACCCAGTCTGACGCCCAGCCGCTCACGGGCAATGCCAGCAGGCCGACCAGTAACGATGTGCGGGTCCATGTACACAGGGCAAGGCTGGGCATCTGACTACCTCGGTTGAAGGCTGATGGTGGTCACCTGGCTGGTCTCGGTTGCGGCCTGTCGGCGCAACATTTCTATGTAGGCGACGCTGAGCCCGGCAATCGACCAGTACACGATCGGGATGACCGTGATGCTGCTGACAGTGAAAATGGTCACCAGGATCCCCAGCAGGGTCGCCAGCAATACCCGCCCCAGCAGGCGGTGCGGGTCGGCGTTGTCAGTGAACGGTCGCATCGCCTTGCGGATACCCAGCAGGATGCAGGCGAAAAAGCCCAGGAACAGCCCCAGCCCCACCAGGCCGACGCGCAAGGCCAGGCCGACGTAGGTGTTGACGATGTCGATGATGCCTTCGCCCTGGATCATCGATTGCATTTCCGGGGTGCTGCGGTAATCGAACGAGCCGAACAGCGGGTTGCGCTGGATGACGATCCACGAATTGTCCAGCAGGCGTTGGCGGTAGGTGATGTTCTCCGTGTCCACCTTGCCGATGAAGGGCAGCAGGTCGAGCACTTTGTCGCCACCGGGCATGACGCTCAGCAACGGTATGGCCAGTACCCCGGCCAGTGCCAGCAGCGCCAGGCGCGACACGGCGTGCCTGCCCATCGCGATGAACACCACCACGATCACGCCTGCGCCTATCCACGGGCCGCGCGAAAGCGGCGCAAACAGCCCGGCGGCCAGTAGCAGGGCGCCCAGATAACGGTGCGCAGGTTTCTGCACGAAGTGCTGCACGAACAGGAACAGGCCCATTGCCACCGCCATCACATAGCCGAGCACGATGGCCTGGCCGGTGGTGACGCTGGCACGCAACGAGCCACCCCGGCTCAGGTAGGCTTTCATGTCCCATTGCAGGCCCAGGGCATCGATCAGGGCGTTGTACAGCAGCCAGTGGCGTACATACTCGGCAACCCCGAGCAGCGCCAGGAGGAAGCCTGCGATGACGAACGCCAGCAGGGCGTCCTTGAAGTCGCTGAGCTCACGCAAGCCACGGCTGGCCACGTAGTAGGGCAGGAACACATCGATATACAGGCTTAGCACCTGGCGCAGCGTGTCGGTGACGGTGGTCTCGCGCAGGGCAAGCGCGCTGGTCAGCACCAGGCTGGCCAGCAGCAGCTTGTCGGGCAGCAGGCGGCCGAAGCGAACGCTTTCGCTTTGCTTGCTCAGCACCAACGCAGCTGGCAGCAGCACGCACAGGGTCAGGACGCGTTGGTGGTTGATGTCGAACAGGTAGTTGATCACGCCAAAGCCAGGCACTTCAGTCATGGCTGGCGGGATCAGGAACAGCAACAGGAAGAACAGCGCCAGCGGGTTGTGCTCGCGGCGTTGGGCGACCAGCAGGATGACCGTGGCGGCGCCGGCATACAGCCAGAAGCTGTGGGCAACGAATGCCACCAGGGTCAAGGCAAACCACAGGTTGCGGCGTCGCTTGAAGTCCGTCAGGGGGATCAGGTCCGTTGCCGGACGCCGGGCCATGAAGAAAACCACACTGGCCACAAGCAGAATGACGACCAGGGCTCTTAAATGTTCAGGCATGGGTTGTAGGCACCTATCCCTCGGTGGACTGGATGGAGGCTAGCATCGTGGCTAAATGAAACTATAGTGACTTCTAGCCATTCGGTCAGAGATTGAAGTCATGCAGTCGATTGAAGTCGTGGCGATGCGAATCTTCCAGTGCAGGCGCGTGGCGCTGGTTATGCCTATGATTGCGCTAGGGGCACTCTGTGCCTCTCTGCTGACGCGCTTTTTCGATTGACCCTGATGGTCGCCCGACAAGGCCCGCCGCAGAGAGCGGGGCATAAGAAAATCAATGGTATGGGGCTCTGATCATGGGGACGCTGCAGTTTTGTACGCCGTTGCTGGGGCGCAGAGGCTTTATTCGCAATTGTGTCTTGTTGAGTGCCGGCGCGGCCGTGTTTGGTGTCAGCGCCAATGCAGCGCGCAAGCCTGAGCCAAAGGGAGGCTTCGTCGTCATCAATGGCTGGGTCTTGCCGGTTGGCTACTTCCAGGACGGTCGCTCATGATCAAGGATTACGACACTGACAAAAGCCTGCGTGACGCTTACGACTTCTGCATCATCGGCGCAGGCCCGGCGGGGATCACGCTGGCGTTGCGCCTGGCCGGGGCCGGCTGGAGCGTGGCGTTGCTCGAAGGCGGCGGGCGTGAGTACACACCGCGCTCGCAGGGCCTTTACAAGTGCACCTCCACTGGCCTTGAGCTGTTCCCCGCCGAAGACCGCTTGCGCTACCTGGGCGGTACGTCCAATCACTGGGCCGGCCGCTGCCGTCCC from Pseudomonas putida encodes:
- a CDS encoding polysaccharide biosynthesis/export family protein, producing the protein MVRLLMSVLCALVVWSGIAAADTSSSAYLLSPGDKVMISVWQEDTLRQETVVLPDGSITFPLAGRVDVAGLEATAVAKKIETALKPYLAQPNVSVVVTSTAGNLVYVQGKVIKPGPVPMAGPTAVLQALSMSGGMDKFADESAIKVIRGQKVMPVRYKDLVSGRDMSTNFQLQAGDTLVVP
- a CDS encoding cellulase family glycosylhydrolase, yielding MPSLALCTWTRTSLLVGLLALPVSGWASDWVVRVDEQNGLPTLTHGGGPAFVPSFDFWGANWGWTGFYPALKVEGPYRYTVTGSNKDLDFDLKADIQKPQAQTLTWDFDLQAHSRQSGVMGGGIVWRFDPTLIAGEMGDPVLLPENRGWAWGKNPKGPHVEMRFDPPLAKVYFERGNTDQVRTFFYTDPIKPGQQQIKAQLSVTGDITIGQTATERFGITDPATWPDDQLDWRTSPVDLSFLNAAEKPAGKRGFVKADGEQLVFADGTPVRFWGTNMAAYSLFRTPDEEIKQQAKRLSALGFNLVRLHHHDSPWVTPNVFGDLQQLKDTQQLSDESLKKIDLWIKSLKDEGIYVWLDLHVSRPLTAADNIYGFDELPKEHSVASLKGYLFVNVTMQQAMKRFAEQYLTHVNSYTGLAYKDDPAIAAVLITNENDVTHHFGNALLPDKNVPKHNRLYMDQAKAFAERHDLPEDKTWRAWEHGPSKLFLNDLEQRFYADMISYLHTLGVKVPIATTSTWGLNGLSSLPALTAGDVVDAHSYGGLGQLEKNPLSSDGMIHWLGAAQVLGKPMTVTEWNAEPFPLPDRHSLPLYVAGTGSHQGWDAIMQYAYSQQAFYEQWRRADNWNAYNDPGLIATLPAAALLYRRQDVHQAKTRYVFAPTAATLFNQEISPANSVMLRTAMEKGRLQIAMPKTPELPWLQAGVIPADAQVLKDPGQSLIDSDASEAVTDTGELRHNWQQGLYTIDTPMTQAATGWLGGQSLNVGDIQLQLKTAYASVVVQSLDAKPLTQSRSLLISLGSRAVPRPDDVTPFHVEPLQGSLSIKAPAGLKLYSRSSDGQEKALPASYKDGRYLITFDGQHMANWLFLK
- a CDS encoding O-antigen ligase family protein, coding for MPEHLRALVVILLVASVVFFMARRPATDLIPLTDFKRRRNLWFALTLVAFVAHSFWLYAGAATVILLVAQRREHNPLALFFLLLFLIPPAMTEVPGFGVINYLFDINHQRVLTLCVLLPAALVLSKQSESVRFGRLLPDKLLLASLVLTSALALRETTVTDTLRQVLSLYIDVFLPYYVASRGLRELSDFKDALLAFVIAGFLLALLGVAEYVRHWLLYNALIDALGLQWDMKAYLSRGGSLRASVTTGQAIVLGYVMAVAMGLFLFVQHFVQKPAHRYLGALLLAAGLFAPLSRGPWIGAGVIVVVFIAMGRHAVSRLALLALAGVLAIPLLSVMPGGDKVLDLLPFIGKVDTENITYRQRLLDNSWIVIQRNPLFGSFDYRSTPEMQSMIQGEGIIDIVNTYVGLALRVGLVGLGLFLGFFACILLGIRKAMRPFTDNADPHRLLGRVLLATLLGILVTIFTVSSITVIPIVYWSIAGLSVAYIEMLRRQAATETSQVTTISLQPR
- the galE gene encoding UDP-glucose 4-epimerase GalE, whose amino-acid sequence is MKYLVVGGAGYIGSHMVKHLLRAGHEVVVADLEAPAPGIEWVCLDIADGHALDALFSDYHFDAVFHFASFIQVGESVVDPDKYYLNNVCATLSLLEAMVRAGIKRLIFSSSAAVYGDPQYVPIDEQHPKLPINPYGRSKWMVEQMLEDFDRAYGLRSVSLRYFNAAGADPDGELGECHEPETHLIPLILQAASGRREAVTVFGHDYDTPDGTCIRDYIHVADLASAHALAVEYLLRDGATVSFNLGNGLGFSVQEVIETARTVTGRQIAVIEAPRRAGDPPRLVADAEKARAVLGWQPVFSSLDEIVSHAWEWEQKYPWK
- a CDS encoding GumC family protein, translated to MKSEYELSIKDYIAIIKDRALLLGVVIVVVLAATVGVAISVPPIYQSTGTILVESQQISPDLVSAGNNSFADERIEVIRQRVMTRENLLRIIDKYNLFADRGSRLSETDKIEQMRSAIVVATLSTFVKGRGEATVAFTVSYEDKRADVAKEVADELVSLFLNENMKQRTERATETTEFLTQEANKLGAELADLENQLADFKQTHSNALPENQQLRMSMLSRSELEYREVDRDYKAAQEELRYLELELAAANSGAPAQAANGRAVAPDPQDLPGLKAEYARLLTKYTEAHPDVVAIKRKIDVLKASGDQGIAAAGALNLDAARVRTKMAAAQSRIASLAEQKRQLTTKMEGYEADILEAPQVERGLVTLMRDHDNARKKYEEIRNKEMGAKITESLEQENKAERFVLLEPPLMPEKPVKPNRKKIVALGLVLAPAAGGGLVMLLEMLNQRVRGVGALESVLGRRVLVAVPYISTKADKARRKKLLSMMIGAGLLLVAILLVVVHVVYMPLDLLLYKAMARFE
- the eppA gene encoding EPS-associated small membrane protein EppA, whose amino-acid sequence is MRSTLFIKSIFLLVLMSGAARAADSYMSQTNIVPLATAGWLFAFAIIGFVAVANRKKI
- a CDS encoding CpsD/CapB family tyrosine-protein kinase, with protein sequence MDRITPAIGKNIHQVSPATPETAQVPSVMEKPGELGQFDYVQTRVVPLNAELLERNRIVSFNKNSNMSGAIDLLRTQVLQAMEDNGWRTLAITSPTPEAGKTVLAVNLAMSIAHHTNKTALLVDFDLRRPRVGSSLGLPMEKALNDVLNGKAWLEEALVNPTLPRFVVLPTREPVPMSTEVLSSPKVSNLITDLRDRYDSRICIFDLPPLLSSDDAITVLPKFDCVLLVVANGMNSKKDIEDCLYHLASSNLVGAVLNKADEQPRTYY